The nucleotide sequence CCcatttgaagaagaaaaagaaacaagatgATATCATGTCGTAAATCAGGATCGGGGGGACGAAGTAAACACAATGCAAGAGAATTGATCATGACGAATAGAATAACAAGAGGGAATCAGAGGGAAATTAAAAGATAAAGGCGAGGAAATGAAGGGGGTACAACAATCACCAGCGGTTGAATCCGCCTCCATACATCATGGTGTGATTGTACCCACCTTGTCCCTGACTCCCATAGAGTGCCTGTCCAGCAGTAGCATTGGCACCGACTTGGTGCATTCTCGCCTGCAAAATACTCGGGTCCGCAAGATCTACTACACCGCCTCCACCGGAGGAAGTGTTAGCGTGTCTGtgcttcttccccttcttcttctgcttctgtgGTCCAGTTTCGGGGTAGGTCCCCGTCTGGTTACCATAGAAAGAGCTGAGAAGGCCATTGGTGGGAGTCAGGGGAGGGGGGGTTTGGTGCTGttgaaggaaaggaaagaggaacTCACGCTTCGCAGCCTCCTGGCTCTGTAAACCACCGGTATTCGTACCACTGCGACCACGCAGCAGCTCACGCATCAACTCTGGATTGGCATCCTGTTTTCCGAGGTTGGCAAGATTGGCATTGGTGAACCCATGGCCTTGGGCGAACATCCCGCCTCCGCTAATGGGAGGAGTTCCAGCAGTCTTCAGGCCGGGAGGGGGACCCTGGACTCCACTGGTGTAGTAGTTGTTGGCAAGACCGTGCTGGGGAGTGGGCGCGGCCAACGGGTTCGGAGTTCCAGATTGCATCAAAGACGCCTGCTGGTTTAACATGCGGATGTTGGGAAGGTTCTTGGCATTGGCCTCGTTGGCAAAAGAAAACCGAGATTGGCGGTTCTGTGCCTGCAACGCATTGTACTGCGCTAACTGGTTTTGAAGAAGACTGTTGCGAGCCTGGGCCGCCTGGTCAAACGCAGCACTTTGCAGAGGATCCACCAAACCAGCCTGCTGATTGTTGGCAGACTTTAGAAGCATCAACTGCTGTTGCTGAAGGGGCGTTAGGCTGCGACcttggaggttgaggttctGGAACTGATTGTTCGTTGCTGAAATAGGCGATCCAACGGCAGAGTTAGTGGTGGTTCCCTGTTGGGATGGTGGCTGGATGGCACCATGAGATTCACGGGTTTCCCTGCCTCTAGCAGGAAGCGCATCATCTGGCTCACCACCGAGCTGGAGACTCCCACTTTCTCTACCCTCCTcttcaacagcagcagagaGCAGCAGTTCCTGCTCCCGTTTCGCACGTTCCTGCTCAGCCTTTTCCCGCATCGCTCTGCGCTTAACACCACCGTACGGATCGATGAACGAGGCATGTTTTTCGATCAAAGCCATATCTTCCGCAGACAATCCTGCCGTCGAAAAGACGAACTTGAAACCAGGAGAATTGACTGCATTGAGAAGATTCTCCAGCAGCGGAGCTTCAGGGTCTGCGGGCGGCTTCTCGGGCTTCTCCTTGCGGGAAGATGCGGACGGGGAAGATCGTGCATCTGCCGGTGACGAAGTTTGACGGCGCTCTTGTGTGGCGGGCGGCTGCTTCTCAGTGCGTTTCGCTTCCTCCGTAGCAGTGGCAACCGTAGCAACGCCAGGGCGCGGACTCTGGGAAGACTGGCTACCAGTCAAGCTGCCTCGTCGTGCACGGTTGATCGGAGCGTCCTTGTTTGCCCAACTTGCGGACGATGGGAGAGCGGGTCCATCTGGCGGACGGCTGGCTGCATCATCCTTGCTGGGTTGACGGCGTAGGGCTTGAGAAATCGGCTGGGCCGATGAGCGGGCGACATGGGGGGGAATACCGTTGCCGGGACCGTTGGGCGGGCCGTTCGGATGTCCTGAGCGCTGAGTCGAAATCGTATTCATAGAGGATAAATCTTGCCGAGTATAGCTATCGCTGTCTTCGCCGGTCTCGTGGAGGAAAGTGCAATTTCGGTTATTGCATTGTTCATTACGAAGGAATGAAGAGCAGTATTTCGTCGTGCCGTATTGTGCCCTGAAAAATGTTAACATCGTGCAAGCTGATAAGGGGAGAACAGGAAACGTACCTGAGGACTCGATCGCCGTTCGCCGATCCGTCCACAGCAGCAATACACGTTGCGGCATCCGACTTGGTGGAGTAGGTAACATAGACACCTATACCCTGGTTGGGATTGCCACCGGGCTTTGCCTTGCTGACAACGATCTTCTCGATCTCTCCATACTGCCCAAAATATTCCGGTCCACGAAGTGTCTGGAGGAGCTGGTTCTCGTCGCGTATTGTGGGGTTGAGGCCGATCACATACACCAGATTCTTCTGCACGACCCTGACACCAGCCAGATTCTTCCGACTGGAGGCCTCGATTTCGCGTTTTTCgacctcttttttctttgcggCCGCAGCCTTGCGATGTTTCAATGCCAAGTCCGCCTTGAACCTGTGCAGGAGAGTGAATGCGTTAGCGGGGATCCGCAACTCAGAATTGCGAAGGCGGGTTACATACTCGTCCGCATCGGGAACCTTATATTGTATGGTGCTGTCATCGTAGGGGCGTCTGCAGTTGGGACACCGGCCTTCTTCGCTGTGGGTTTTTATGTTGTTGTAACAGAATTGGCAAATCTAGTCGTTTCAGAACATGTCAGATCTGGATAAACAGCTAAACGCGAAAAGGAAGAAACTTCGTGTGTTTTCGTCCGGGAAGCGCGAGGAACGTACCTGATACCCACAGGGGCAGGGCTTGAAGTTTTTGTCCGACAGATCGAACTCTTCAATGCAAAGGGGGCTACATTAGAGAAAAGAGTGTCAGTCACGATACCTCCAAAGGGAAAGCAAGGTAACATACCAAaactcatcgtcatcatcgatGACAGAGTCGATTTGTAGACGGCTCGACATGGTTGCCAAATGTGAATGAAGACTGTGAACGACTTTAAAAAGACCACCAAGTCCACAACGCCAACACCGAGAAAAcgacagaaaaggaaataaagAAACCGGAGAGGAAGAGCGTAGGGGGAGAAGTAATGgacggaagaagaaagcaggAGTATAGAACAGTGTCAACGACGTGGggaagagagaaggagaggcggaaagaggagagtttgaggcgaagaagaagaaacgaaGCTCTGGGCCGCCGTTTGTGTGGTTTGTGCCGTTTGCACTGTTTGTCCGCTGTCCACCAATAAACGCCGCGTTATTCAGCCTACACCCCACGTGACTGCCTTCGCCAACTTCGAACTCCAGATCCCGCTCCGGCTGCCAGTCAAGCTCCCTCCAGCTCTCTTGTTCCTCTGTCGCTGTTCAATCGCCGCACTTCGGTCCTGCACAATGGCCTCTGCACGCTCTCTGATGCGGCTGGGCTCTGGCCGTTCTCTGGCCGTCTCCCGGGGCGTTCGCGCTTTCACCACGACCCCTCTGCAGTATTCTGCGAAGCTCTCACCCACGGAGCCCGATGTCCCCAACATGCGCTCGGCGCAGCGTCCGCGTACGTCGCCCCTTAACTGTCAGAGCTGATGGATATGTCATTAACGTGTATGTATAACTAGCTGGTGGCCCCCTCCGCGCCCCCGTGGTGAACCCTGCCGACAAGCACCTCGAAAAAGCCGAAAGCCTGCACAAATACGGACAGTACATCATGTCGTGTCTCCCGAAATACGTCCAGCAGTTCTCCGTGTGGAAGGACGAGCTGATTGTCAACACCGCCCCCACCGGTCTGATCCCCATCATGACCTTCCTGAAATACCACACCGCGGCCGAATACACCCAAGTCTCCGACATCACCGCCGTTGACTTCCCGACGAAGGACAACCGCTTCGAAGTCGTCTACAACCTGCTCAGTGTCCGCTACAACTCGCGGATCCGCGTCAAGACCTACGCGGACGAGGCGACCCCCGTACCCAGTGTGACGGGCTTGTATGAGGGTGCGTTGTGGTACGAGCGTGAGGTGTATGATATGTATGGTGTGTTCTTCACTGGACACCCGGATCTGCGCCGGATTATGACCGACTACGGTTTTGATGGTCATCCGTTGCGAAAGGATTTCCCGTTGACCGGGTATACCGAGTTGCGTTAtgatgaggagaagaagcggaTTGTCATTGAGCCTCTTGAACTTACGCAGGCGTTCCGGAACTTTGAGAGTGGAACGACAGCATGGGAGCCTGTTGGACCTGGCCGTGATGACAAGCCTGAGTCGGTGCGTTTTCCCTTTCCAAATGACATGGTATATACTGACATTTGTAGTTCAAATTCCCCACTCCCAAGCCCGAGGAGAACCccgaggaaaagaaatagaCTAGTGAATGTATTCGTATTtgtttgtacatatctatattgTCTTTCAATTGATTGTAGTTCTGTCTTTGTAGTGACGTCCATATACGGTGTTATGTAGACGGTCTTGGCATGAAGAAAATATTCCCGATAAGATTTCTACTCCGCGAcagcctttttttttttcgcatTCGTCGCATCCACCCAATTATTATAATTTACACACCCAATCTCAATATACAATAAAAGAAAATCACCATGCCGAAACGCAAACACTCCGACCTCTACACCACCAAAAACCCCGTCGCGAACGACGAAACCACCCGCATCGCGAACCGCCTCTCCGTCAAATTCGACTATGAAGTCAACGTCCTCTCGCGCGCACTGAAACTCTCGCGCGGCTTCGAAAAGCAGAAAATGGGGAGACGGGGGAAGAAAGCACGGAGCGAGGAGGGTGCGAAGCCAGGGACGGTGGGGAGGTTAGAGGAAGAGAATAAGATTCTCAAGGTATGCCCGTTCTTTACAGTGTATACTGGTGTGTATACTAATGGTGATGGTAATGATAGGCCCTCGACATGGACAAAACAGCAAGCAAATACCTCCTCAAACAACTTGCGCGCACAAAACGTATCGCTGAAGCGCCTGCGTTCATTTACTTCCGGGAGAACTCGAAGAAGAGTATCTCGCTTGAGGGGCCGCAGAGTGCTGCGGAAGGGAATGTTCTTGCGAGGCTTTACAAGTCGAATCCGGTGAAGGAGGTGTTCCCGGGCATTATGGAAGGTTTCAAGAAGCTTCTGGGGTTGGAGGATGTGGCCAAGGGGAAGCAGGAGAAGCAGGGCGGTACCTCGGAGAATACGGCGCGGGGGAAGAACGAGGGTGCTAAAGAGAGCAAGCAGCCCAAGGCCAAGGTCAAGGATGAGGGTGCCATTGAGGAGACAGACGTGGACGTAAACATGGACGAAGAGGCTGCAAGTGGCAGTGAAGACTCCGACGCCTTTGCACAATTCAGCTCCCGCCTGGCCGGCTCCGACTCTGAATccgatgacgacgacgacgacaagGACCGCCCCGACCCTATGGCCAtctccccctccccatcGCGCTCCCCATCCCCCGGCCTTGACCTCGAACCCTCAGCCTCCCCCTCAGCCTCTCCCGAGCCAGAACCCTCCCCCGCCAAGAAACCTAAAACCAAAACCTCCAAATCCGC is from Aspergillus chevalieri M1 DNA, chromosome 8, nearly complete sequence and encodes:
- the NUO31 gene encoding complex I 30 kDa subunit family protein (COG:C;~EggNog:ENOG410PGKA;~InterPro:IPR020396,IPR001268,IPR010218,IPR037232;~PFAM:PF00329;~go_function: GO:0008137 - NADH dehydrogenase (ubiquinone) activity [Evidence IEA];~go_function: GO:0016651 - oxidoreductase activity, acting on NAD(P)H [Evidence IEA];~go_process: GO:0055114 - oxidation-reduction process [Evidence IEA]) yields the protein MASARSLMRLGSGRSLAVSRGVRAFTTTPLQYSAKLSPTEPDVPNMRSAQRPPGGPLRAPVVNPADKHLEKAESLHKYGQYIMSCLPKYVQQFSVWKDELIVNTAPTGLIPIMTFLKYHTAAEYTQVSDITAVDFPTKDNRFEVVYNLLSVRYNSRIRVKTYADEATPVPSVTGLYEGALWYEREVYDMYGVFFTGHPDLRRIMTDYGFDGHPLRKDFPLTGYTELRYDEEKKRIVIEPLELTQAFRNFESGTTAWEPVGPGRDDKPESFKFPTPKPEENPEEKK
- a CDS encoding BUD22 family protein (COG:S;~EggNog:ENOG410PJXP;~InterPro:IPR015158,IPR037393;~PFAM:PF09073), with amino-acid sequence MPKRKHSDLYTTKNPVANDETTRIANRLSVKFDYEVNVLSRALKLSRGFEKQKMGRRGKKARSEEGAKPGTVGRLEEENKILKALDMDKTASKYLLKQLARTKRIAEAPAFIYFRENSKKSISLEGPQSAAEGNVLARLYKSNPVKEVFPGIMEGFKKLLGLEDVAKGKQEKQGGTSENTARGKNEGAKESKQPKAKVKDEGAIEETDVDVNMDEEAASGSEDSDAFAQFSSRLAGSDSESDDDDDDKDRPDPMAISPSPSRSPSPGLDLEPSASPSASPEPEPSPAKKPKTKTSKSAPATSTTFLPSLSMGGYISGSESEPSDDEDAQPRRKNRMGQQARRALWEKKFGSRANHLKKQAAKEKRNRDSGWDVRRGATGGGSGSATGANREMRGNKLQRGGENKRTEPKDDKPIHPSWEAARKAKEQQASTAAFKGKKVTFD